In a genomic window of Lathamus discolor isolate bLatDis1 chromosome 4, bLatDis1.hap1, whole genome shotgun sequence:
- the ATP4B gene encoding potassium-transporting ATPase subunit beta has product MATLNEKKTCSERMENFRRFVWNPETKLFMGRTLINWVWISLYYLAFYVVMSGLFALSIYSLMRTVNPYEPDYQDQLKSPGVTLRPDVYGDRGLQIYYNVSDNKTWEGLVTTLQTFLTAYTPAAQHLNINCTSDTYFFQDTFDGPNKTKLSCKFTSDMLQNCSGITDPTFGFPEGKPCFIIKMNRIINFLPGNGTAPRVNCTYVGDESRLLEVDYYPANGTFNLHYFPYYGKKAQPSYSNPLVAVKFLNITRNIEHRIVCKVIGAGITFDNVHDPYEGKVEFKLKIED; this is encoded by the exons ATGGcaactttaaatgaaaaaaagaccTGCAGCGAACGGATGGAAAATTTCCGTCGTTTTGTCTGGAATCCAGAAACAAAGCTCTTCATGGGAAGGACCTTAATTAACTGGG TGTGGATCAGCCTGTACTACCTGGCTTTCTACGTGGTGATGTCAGGGCTCTTCGCACTCTCCATCTATTCTTTAATGAGGACAGTGAATCCATACGAGCCGGATTACCAAGACCAGCTGAAATCCCCAG GTGTAACGTTACGACCCGATGTTTATGGGGATAGAGGACTGCAAATCTATTACAACGTATCTGACAACAAAACCTGGGAAGGTTTAGTGACAACTCTTCAGACTTTCCTAACAG CATACACGCCAGCTGCTCAGCACCTGAACATCAACTGCACCAGTGACACCTACTTCTTCCAGGACACCTTTGACGgcccaaataaaacaaaactatcCTGCAAATTTACCTCAGATATGCTTCAAAACTGCTCTGGCATCACAGATCCGACTTTTGGATTTCCAGAAGGAAAACCCTGTTTTATCATAAAAATGAACAGG ATTATCAACTTTCTCCCTGgcaatggcactgcaccaaGGGTGAACTGCACATATGTG GGTGATGAGTCTCGCCTGCTGGAAGTGGATTACTACCCTGCGAATGGCACCTTCAACTTGCACTACTTCCCCTACTATGGAAAAAAGGCACAG CCCAGCTACAGCAATCCTTTGGTAGCTGTGAAATTTCTCAACATTACGAGGAACATAGAACATAGAATAGTGTGCAAAGTCATTGGAGCTGGAATTACCTTTGATAACGTTCATGATCCATATGAAGGAAAAGTggaatttaaattgaaaatcgaagactga